One segment of Panicum virgatum strain AP13 chromosome 1K, P.virgatum_v5, whole genome shotgun sequence DNA contains the following:
- the LOC120709277 gene encoding uncharacterized protein LOC120709277 isoform X2: MPPAIRTGFVIRIQFQVQLEFKLWPPVLKRAAGRPRSRRIKLVAKGGSRKRKRCKRCGQLGHMQKTCNETVYDSDDPPPAQPKPKSNKTKKEKVPASTSTSKNKRTKKEKVAANTSTPKNKRTKKQVITKVGASPSTPLKLLHAPSTPTSPFDLNCSPGALTRSRARRIVVEEAEVHGTMALDHLMNI, from the exons ATGCCACCTGCAATAAGAACTGGGTTCGTGATAAGGATACAATT TCAAGTACAACTAGAATTCAAGCTGTGGCCTCCAGTACTCAAGAGGGCAGCAGGTAGACCAAGGAGTAGGAGAATAAAATTAGTTGCTAAGGGTGGcagcaggaaaagaaagagatgcAAGAGATGTGGTCAGTTAGGACATATGCAAAAAACTTGCAATGAGACGGTGTATGACTCAGATGATCCACCTCCTGCACAACCAAAACCAAAGAGTAACAAAACCAAGAAGGAGAAAGTACCAGCCAGCACAAGTACATCTAAAAATAAGAGGACCAAAAAGGAGAAAGTAGCAGCCAACACAAGCACACCTAAAAATAAGAGgaccaagaagcaagtgatcacaAAAGTAGGAGCCAGCCCAAGTACACCATTGAAGCTGCTACATGCACCATCAACACCAACTAGCCCATTTGATCTAAACTGTAGTCCTGGGGCACTAACTAGGAG TCGAGCTAGGAGAATTGTAGTGGAGGAGGCTGAGGTGCATGGAACAATGGCACTGGACCATCTAATGAACATCTGA
- the LOC120709277 gene encoding uncharacterized protein LOC120709277 isoform X1, with the protein MDSIRQKIMEKLYQRRTLAMKLTSKVLPHIIKSLNAKSRGLVGYSIHKGLGHMAEISGVYRDLTPWRHTVNLEQRTCTCKRWQLIGFPCNHAISLICSYRAVELEDYVDSCYFVSKFKSAYEGWMEPIPDKSMWPQVQLEFKLWPPVLKRAAGRPRSRRIKLVAKGGSRKRKRCKRCGQLGHMQKTCNETVYDSDDPPPAQPKPKSNKTKKEKVPASTSTSKNKRTKKEKVAANTSTPKNKRTKKQVITKVGASPSTPLKLLHAPSTPTSPFDLNCSPGALTRSRARRIVVEEAEVHGTMALDHLMNI; encoded by the exons ATGGATTCAATTAGACAAAAAATCATGGAGAAATTGTATCAAAGAAGAACTCTAGCCATGAAGTTGACTAGTAAAGTGCTGCCACACATAATAAAGTCTCTCAATGCAAAGAGTAGAGGACTGGTTGGATATTCAATCCACAAAGGTCTTGGTCACATGGCAGAGATCAGTGGTGTTTATAGGGATTTGACACCTTGGAGACATACTGTTAATCTAGAACAAAGAACTTGCACATGTAAGAGATGGCAGCTCATTGGATTCCCATGTAATCATGCAATCAGTTTGATATGCTCTTATAGGGCTGTAGAGTTGGAGGATTATGTCGACAGCTGCTACTTTGTGTCAAAGTTCAAATCAGCATATGAAGGTTGGATGGAACCAATACCAGACAAGAGTATGTGGCCTCAAGTACAACTAGAATTCAAGCTGTGGCCTCCAGTACTCAAGAGGGCAGCAGGTAGACCAAGGAGTAGGAGAATAAAATTAGTTGCTAAGGGTGGcagcaggaaaagaaagagatgcAAGAGATGTGGTCAGTTAGGACATATGCAAAAAACTTGCAATGAGACGGTGTATGACTCAGATGATCCACCTCCTGCACAACCAAAACCAAAGAGTAACAAAACCAAGAAGGAGAAAGTACCAGCCAGCACAAGTACATCTAAAAATAAGAGGACCAAAAAGGAGAAAGTAGCAGCCAACACAAGCACACCTAAAAATAAGAGgaccaagaagcaagtgatcacaAAAGTAGGAGCCAGCCCAAGTACACCATTGAAGCTGCTACATGCACCATCAACACCAACTAGCCCATTTGATCTAAACTGTAGTCCTGGGGCACTAACTAGGAG TCGAGCTAGGAGAATTGTAGTGGAGGAGGCTGAGGTGCATGGAACAATGGCACTGGACCATCTAATGAACATCTGA